A genome region from Bombilactobacillus bombi includes the following:
- a CDS encoding cold-shock protein — MEHGTVKWFNAEKGYGFITREDGSDVFVHFSAINGEGYKTLEEGQSVTFDIEESDRGPQAVNVDKN; from the coding sequence ATGGAACATGGAACAGTAAAATGGTTTAACGCTGAAAAAGGTTATGGTTTTATTACTCGCGAAGACGGTAGCGATGTATTTGTACATTTCTCCGCTATTAACGGTGAAGGATACAAAACTCTTGAAGAAGGTCAATCAGTAACTTTCGATATCGAAGAAAGCGATCGTGGCCCACAAGCTGTTAACGTTGATAAAAATTAA
- the nadE gene encoding ammonia-dependent NAD(+) synthetase yields the protein MRPLQEQIIAYEKVQPHIDPAKEVQRSITFLQSFLQKNHLLTLVLGISGGQDSTLAGRLCQMAIEQLRQQSGNPNYQFVAVRLPYGEQADESDALKALDWIKPDQTLRVNIKPAVDATVASVESNGLKISDFNKGNIKARQRMIVQYALAGDLKGCVVGTDHAAENITGFYTKYGDGAADLTPLFRLDKRQGRQLLQYLAAPAALITKTPTADLEDQRPGLADEAALGVSYQDIDDYLEGKEIALAAAEKIESWYQKTAHKRRLPYTVFDTFN from the coding sequence ATGCGACCTTTACAAGAACAAATTATTGCATATGAAAAAGTACAACCTCACATTGATCCAGCTAAAGAAGTACAACGCTCAATTACTTTTTTGCAAAGTTTTTTACAAAAGAATCACTTGTTAACTTTAGTCTTAGGTATTTCTGGGGGACAAGATTCAACTTTAGCTGGACGCTTATGCCAAATGGCAATTGAGCAACTGCGCCAACAGTCTGGTAATCCCAATTATCAATTTGTAGCAGTTCGCTTACCTTATGGTGAGCAAGCTGATGAAAGTGATGCGTTAAAGGCTTTAGACTGGATTAAGCCTGATCAAACACTGCGTGTTAATATTAAACCTGCTGTTGATGCCACGGTTGCAAGTGTTGAAAGTAATGGCCTGAAAATTTCTGATTTTAATAAGGGTAATATTAAGGCCCGTCAACGCATGATTGTTCAATATGCGCTAGCAGGTGATTTAAAGGGATGTGTAGTCGGAACCGATCATGCAGCAGAAAATATTACTGGCTTTTATACTAAATATGGTGATGGAGCTGCCGATTTAACACCCTTATTTCGCTTAGATAAGCGACAAGGCAGACAATTATTGCAATATTTAGCAGCACCTGCAGCACTGATTACCAAAACCCCTACAGCGGATTTAGAAGATCAACGTCCAGGATTAGCTGATGAAGCAGCTTTAGGAGTAAGTTATCAAGATATTGATGATTACTTGGAAGGTAAAGAAATAGCTCTTGCAGCTGCTGAAAAAATCGAATCTTGGTATCAAAAAACTGCCCATAAAAGAAGATTGCCGTATACAGTTTTTGATACTTTTAACTAA
- a CDS encoding nicotinate phosphoribosyltransferase, giving the protein MKINNLDDGLALHTDYYILNMMYTYWKKGINRRRAVFECYFRQNPFNSGYAIFAGLEQVVNYLQNLHFSDSDIDYLRENGEFDEGFLQYLKNMTFCCDVRSVVEGDLVFANEPIFQVEGPLDQCSLVETAILSIINYQVLIATKASRIKSAAGDDVLLEFGSRRAQELEAGVWGARAAYIAGFDATSNVRAGKVFNIPVAGTHAHALVQYYQNDYEAFKAYAQTHHDCTFLVDTYDTLKSGVPSAIKVAKEMGDKISFKGVRIDSGDMAYISKRVREKLDNAGYPDAKIVASNDLDEIKIQNLKMQGAKIDIWGVGTHLITGYDQPALGAVYKMVAIEDGNGNMMDTLKLSSNAEKISTPGQKQVWRITNSKKDDKSEGDYVTLRDENPNELQELYMFHPQYTYINKTITDFKARPVLQSIFENGQLVYQLPTLAQIRNYCRQNLDSLWDEYKRDLNPQDYPVDLSQRLYDHKRHYIEYVHQQVKNMGTDD; this is encoded by the coding sequence ATGAAAATCAATAATTTAGACGATGGCTTAGCTTTGCACACAGATTATTATATTTTAAATATGATGTATACCTATTGGAAAAAAGGAATTAATCGTCGGCGAGCTGTGTTTGAATGCTATTTTCGTCAAAATCCTTTTAATAGTGGCTATGCTATTTTTGCGGGCTTAGAACAAGTCGTGAATTATTTGCAAAATTTACACTTTAGCGATTCGGATATTGATTATTTACGTGAAAACGGAGAATTTGATGAAGGTTTTTTACAATACTTGAAGAATATGACCTTCTGTTGTGATGTGCGTTCTGTAGTTGAAGGCGATTTGGTCTTTGCCAATGAACCCATTTTTCAAGTTGAAGGTCCCCTTGATCAATGTTCACTAGTGGAAACAGCGATTTTAAGTATTATTAACTATCAAGTCTTAATTGCTACTAAAGCATCACGCATCAAGTCAGCTGCGGGTGATGATGTCTTACTTGAATTTGGGTCTCGACGTGCGCAAGAATTAGAAGCTGGTGTTTGGGGAGCACGGGCTGCTTATATTGCCGGCTTTGATGCAACCAGTAATGTTCGAGCAGGTAAAGTTTTCAATATTCCAGTAGCTGGAACTCATGCTCATGCCTTGGTGCAATACTATCAAAATGATTATGAAGCATTTAAAGCCTATGCACAAACTCATCATGACTGTACCTTTTTGGTTGATACTTATGATACGCTCAAAAGTGGGGTACCGAGCGCAATTAAAGTGGCTAAGGAAATGGGCGATAAAATTAGCTTTAAAGGCGTACGCATTGATTCTGGCGATATGGCTTATATTTCCAAACGAGTGCGTGAAAAACTAGATAACGCTGGCTACCCTGATGCCAAAATAGTTGCTTCTAATGATTTAGATGAAATTAAGATTCAAAATTTGAAAATGCAAGGAGCAAAAATTGATATTTGGGGTGTCGGCACTCATTTAATTACAGGTTATGATCAGCCAGCTTTAGGGGCAGTTTATAAGATGGTAGCCATTGAAGATGGCAATGGCAATATGATGGATACACTCAAATTATCCAGCAATGCTGAAAAAATCAGTACTCCTGGTCAAAAGCAAGTTTGGCGGATTACTAACAGCAAAAAAGATGACAAATCTGAAGGTGATTATGTCACTTTACGCGACGAAAATCCTAATGAATTACAAGAATTATATATGTTTCATCCCCAATATACCTACATTAATAAAACCATTACTGATTTTAAGGCGCGCCCAGTGTTACAATCTATATTTGAGAATGGCCAATTGGTCTATCAATTACCGACTTTAGCGCAAATTAGAAATTATTGTCGACAAAATTTAGATTCATTATGGGATGAATATAAGCGTGATCTGAATCCTCAAGATTATCCAGTAGACTTATCACAACGCCTTTATGATCATAAACGGCACTATATTGAATATGTGCATCAACAAGTCAAAAATATGGGTACGGATGATTAA
- a CDS encoding glycosyltransferase gives MKILQVNAGTESGGGRTILINLLKALKKQKIDTQLIVFEKGPVSDWAQKADIPTTIMNQEGRMDLRVAGRLRKFINDNHIDIVNTHGPRANFIMGLIHKHVAAKWIVTVHSDPFIDFSNNTKGNFLTKLNTAAIKKADHLILITPRFKSVLMDLGIAENKMTPIFNAMEFSAECPQTVHHEIFSITNVARLMPVKNQKLLLQTLAKVDFNFQLRIVGDGELENELKNLAKKLDLEQKVEFVGFQDDTMPYYHAADIFVLTSNSEGFPLVLLEAANQGIPAISTDVGSCDWIVKDDTGWIVAPENSSQLTKALTAAYEKWQQDQLRPMGQKFYQYCSQHFSSANLATALMKIYQNV, from the coding sequence ATGAAAATTTTACAAGTAAATGCCGGTACAGAAAGTGGTGGCGGCCGCACAATTCTTATTAATTTATTAAAAGCATTGAAAAAACAAAAAATAGATACACAATTAATAGTTTTTGAAAAAGGACCAGTATCAGATTGGGCTCAAAAAGCTGATATTCCAACAACAATTATGAATCAAGAAGGAAGAATGGATTTAAGAGTTGCTGGTCGATTACGCAAGTTTATTAATGATAATCATATTGATATAGTTAACACACATGGTCCCCGTGCTAACTTTATTATGGGATTGATTCATAAGCATGTTGCTGCCAAATGGATTGTTACTGTACATAGTGATCCGTTTATTGATTTTTCGAATAACACCAAGGGTAATTTCTTAACAAAGTTAAACACCGCTGCTATTAAAAAGGCCGATCATCTTATTTTAATTACGCCGCGCTTTAAGTCAGTTTTAATGGATTTAGGCATTGCGGAAAATAAAATGACCCCAATTTTTAATGCGATGGAATTTTCCGCAGAATGTCCTCAAACTGTGCATCATGAAATATTTTCGATCACAAATGTGGCTCGCTTAATGCCCGTCAAAAATCAAAAATTGCTATTACAAACCTTAGCTAAAGTAGATTTTAACTTTCAATTACGCATTGTAGGAGATGGTGAATTAGAAAACGAACTAAAGAATTTAGCAAAAAAGTTGGATTTAGAACAAAAAGTAGAATTTGTCGGTTTTCAAGATGATACGATGCCTTATTATCATGCTGCTGATATTTTTGTTTTGACTTCTAATTCCGAGGGTTTTCCTCTTGTATTGTTAGAAGCTGCCAACCAAGGTATTCCAGCGATTTCCACTGATGTGGGATCTTGTGATTGGATTGTTAAGGACGATACTGGTTGGATTGTTGCTCCGGAAAATAGTAGTCAGTTAACAAAAGCGTTAACAGCAGCCTACGAGAAATGGCAACAAGATCAATTACGGCCAATGGGTCAAAAATTTTATCAATATTGTTCGCAACATTTTTCCAGTGCTAATTTGGCGACCGCATTAATGAAAATTTATCAAAATGTTTAA
- a CDS encoding WecB/TagA/CpsF family glycosyltransferase → MSKTITILNLPFINTTNQQFISNLQKKITTKQNTFIVTANPEIAVYAYDHPQFQKLVQTADYITPDGIGIIKASQIIQQPLKERITGFDTLTSLLEIANNSSLKVYLLGAKPEVLQKTVQNVKKKYPNLQLVGSHDGYFSDDQEIVADIKQLQPNIVAVALGYPKQEEFIAQHRQLCPAIWIGVGGSFDVLSGTVKRAPKIFQKLNLEWLYRFISHPSRLSRFKNLPRFIYLVKHVH, encoded by the coding sequence TTGAGTAAAACAATTACAATTTTAAATCTACCTTTTATTAATACTACTAATCAACAATTTATCTCTAATCTCCAAAAAAAAATAACCACGAAACAAAATACTTTTATTGTAACGGCTAATCCGGAAATTGCTGTTTACGCATATGATCATCCCCAATTTCAAAAATTGGTTCAAACAGCTGATTATATTACACCTGATGGTATCGGAATTATCAAAGCAAGTCAAATCATCCAGCAACCTCTTAAAGAACGAATTACCGGGTTTGATACACTTACTAGTTTACTAGAAATTGCAAATAATAGTAGTCTTAAGGTCTATTTATTAGGTGCTAAACCTGAAGTATTACAAAAAACTGTCCAAAATGTCAAAAAAAAGTATCCTAATCTCCAATTAGTCGGCAGTCATGATGGTTATTTTTCCGATGATCAAGAAATTGTTGCAGATATCAAACAATTACAACCAAATATTGTGGCAGTAGCACTCGGATATCCTAAACAAGAAGAATTTATCGCCCAGCATCGCCAGCTTTGTCCAGCTATCTGGATTGGTGTGGGTGGCAGCTTTGATGTCTTATCAGGTACGGTTAAGCGCGCTCCGAAAATTTTTCAAAAATTAAATTTAGAATGGCTTTATCGGTTTATTAGTCACCCTTCTCGATTATCTAGATTTAAAAACTTGCCCCGTTTTATCTATTTAGTTAAACATGTTCATTAA
- a CDS encoding O-antigen ligase family protein, whose translation MKKINITRFSVLLMMYILVQPILDVITGWQVRIMPHFSLTLGIVVRAIMLLAILYFIAMAAKENKNWLDRHIWWYFLCLALIIVINLAVNKFNKPVFASFTEIAAIFKSLHYIVILVGFYYAFRNLSKQQLAQLVPKVFYWAEMIINVVMIAAAITHTSFSTYPQGKMGQTGWFNAGNELGAILAILFPLVVLYALKRSHAVGQYWTWIGVIFAALSIIMVGTKSCFYGMIIGLIFAFVYQIIIYFFWPKHTKDKKNILISLALTCLIVVGIAVSYPVSPVHTNSVIQAKIVRENRLNKLKLLHKKKNRKHLDHYEKFLLDNQELSNPVLAKLLSGRTNYFEFNSRHYNKAPLAQKLFGMGYGSNYRKHPRTVEMDWFDLFFQFGIIGFIVVIAPLLMTMVILLYKFLRYWNTNMIQSNLLYFAAVAIGIFMSLLAGHVLNAPAVSIYFSSISAYLLNATSLK comes from the coding sequence TTGAAAAAGATTAATATAACAAGATTTAGTGTTTTGTTAATGATGTATATTCTTGTTCAACCAATACTAGATGTGATTACAGGTTGGCAGGTAAGGATTATGCCGCATTTTAGCTTAACGCTGGGAATCGTTGTTCGGGCCATAATGCTATTAGCTATTTTATATTTTATTGCAATGGCAGCAAAGGAAAATAAAAATTGGCTAGATAGGCATATTTGGTGGTATTTTTTATGTCTGGCTCTGATTATAGTTATTAATTTAGCCGTTAATAAGTTTAATAAGCCGGTTTTTGCTTCTTTTACGGAGATTGCCGCAATTTTTAAGAGTTTGCATTATATTGTTATTCTAGTAGGATTTTATTATGCATTTCGTAATTTGAGCAAACAACAGCTAGCTCAACTGGTGCCTAAGGTGTTTTATTGGGCAGAAATGATAATTAATGTTGTGATGATTGCGGCAGCTATCACACATACGAGTTTTTCCACCTATCCCCAAGGTAAAATGGGCCAAACTGGCTGGTTTAACGCTGGTAATGAGTTGGGAGCAATTTTAGCTATTCTGTTTCCTTTAGTGGTGTTATATGCTTTAAAAAGAAGTCATGCAGTAGGTCAGTATTGGACTTGGATTGGTGTTATTTTTGCAGCATTATCAATAATTATGGTCGGAACAAAAAGTTGTTTTTACGGGATGATTATTGGATTAATCTTTGCATTTGTTTATCAAATAATCATCTATTTCTTTTGGCCTAAGCACACCAAAGATAAAAAGAACATATTGATTAGTCTTGCTTTGACTTGCTTAATTGTAGTGGGGATTGCTGTTTCTTATCCAGTTTCTCCAGTGCATACCAATAGTGTTATTCAAGCAAAAATAGTCAGAGAAAATCGACTTAATAAATTGAAGTTATTGCATAAAAAGAAAAACCGCAAACATTTAGATCATTATGAAAAATTTTTACTGGATAACCAAGAACTCAGTAACCCTGTTTTAGCCAAGCTCTTAAGTGGACGCACTAATTATTTTGAATTTAATAGTCGACACTATAATAAAGCACCGCTTGCCCAAAAACTATTTGGTATGGGGTATGGTAGTAATTATCGTAAACACCCACGCACAGTGGAAATGGATTGGTTTGATTTGTTCTTTCAATTTGGAATTATTGGCTTTATTGTCGTTATTGCACCTTTATTAATGACGATGGTGATTTTATTATATAAATTTTTACGTTATTGGAATACTAATATGATCCAAAGTAATTTATTGTATTTTGCAGCTGTTGCGATTGGAATTTTTATGTCTTTATTAGCCGGGCATGTGCTAAATGCACCCGCAGTAAGTATTTATTTTAGTTCTATCAGTGCTTATTTATTGAATGCAACATCTCTAAAATAA
- a CDS encoding GntR family transcriptional regulator — protein sequence MQEPIYVQIHNQIKQTIAESKWHVGQRIPSERALAKKFNVSRMTMRQAIQTLVDEGILQRKVGSGTYIASQKVQEKMSGTTSFTDIMLSQGKKPSSKLVSYYFAESSLSEQEQLQIDSPFSVLRMERIRLADNIPICFDITSVPADIVTGISRDEIVKSLYHALEKHGYQLGHAFQTVSAMLSSEKVSELLQIKKGTPILRLRQITMLSDGRPFEYVRSQYVGDRFEFYLER from the coding sequence ATGCAAGAGCCAATCTATGTCCAAATCCATAATCAAATTAAGCAAACAATTGCCGAAAGCAAATGGCATGTTGGACAGCGTATACCTTCAGAACGAGCCTTAGCTAAGAAGTTTAATGTCAGTCGAATGACTATGAGACAAGCAATTCAAACTTTAGTTGATGAAGGTATTTTGCAACGTAAAGTCGGCTCTGGAACTTATATTGCCAGTCAAAAAGTTCAAGAAAAAATGTCAGGAACTACTAGTTTTACTGATATCATGTTATCTCAAGGCAAAAAGCCTTCCAGTAAGTTAGTCTCCTACTATTTTGCTGAGTCTAGTTTGAGTGAACAAGAGCAATTACAGATAGATTCGCCATTTTCGGTTTTGAGAATGGAGAGAATTAGACTGGCTGATAATATTCCAATTTGTTTTGATATTACCTCTGTTCCGGCAGATATTGTTACGGGAATTAGTCGTGATGAAATTGTTAAATCGCTTTATCACGCTTTAGAAAAGCACGGTTATCAATTGGGGCATGCTTTTCAGACAGTTTCGGCGATGCTCTCTTCAGAAAAAGTGTCAGAATTACTGCAAATTAAAAAAGGAACTCCCATTTTACGCTTGCGACAGATAACAATGTTGAGTGATGGTCGTCCCTTTGAGTATGTGCGGTCTCAGTATGTTGGAGATCGTTTTGAATTTTATTTAGAAAGATAA
- a CDS encoding peptide MFS transporter translates to MATKNKEKKFFGQPYGLSTLFMTEFWERFSYYGMRAILLYYMYYAVSRGGLGFNQVTAVSIMSIYGSLVYMTSVLGGFISDRILGSRRTVFWGGVLIMFGHIFLSLPMGKPTLYLSILFITIGTGLLKPNVSEMVGGLYSENDPRRDAGFSIFVMGINIGSLIAPIVVGQAWKSFNFHVGFSLAAIGMFFGLITYYFQGKKYLPDNSLQAPDPLSDAEKKKLYKRVAICLAIVIVIFAILFAVHAVNLTNIITLFTILGVALPIAYFVIILSSQKVTKVEKSRVRAYIALFIAAVIFWAIEEQGSTVLGLFVANNTQLNVNLNFLGLHLDKLVPSWFQSLNPLFIVLYTPIFAWLWTKLGKKQPSSPAKFWMGLVVTGISYLVLLIPLMTGNGGKVSPWWLVLSWGIVEIGEMLISPIGLSVTTKLAPKAFSSEMMSMWFLADAAGQAINAQVVQFYPGHEATYFGVVGIVAIAFAAILLVLTPKIEKLMAGIN, encoded by the coding sequence ATGGCTACAAAAAACAAAGAAAAGAAATTTTTCGGCCAACCTTATGGTTTGTCGACGTTGTTTATGACTGAATTTTGGGAAAGATTCAGTTATTATGGTATGCGCGCGATTTTATTGTATTACATGTATTATGCTGTTAGTCGTGGTGGTTTAGGTTTTAACCAAGTAACTGCAGTATCGATAATGTCCATTTACGGTTCACTAGTTTATATGACTAGTGTTTTAGGTGGTTTTATCAGTGATCGTATCTTAGGTAGTCGAAGAACTGTCTTTTGGGGCGGAGTTTTGATTATGTTCGGTCATATTTTCTTATCATTGCCGATGGGAAAGCCGACTTTATATCTTTCAATTTTATTTATTACAATTGGTACTGGATTATTAAAGCCTAACGTTTCAGAAATGGTTGGGGGACTTTATAGTGAAAATGATCCTCGACGTGATGCTGGTTTTAGTATTTTTGTTATGGGTATCAATATTGGTTCATTAATTGCTCCGATTGTAGTTGGTCAAGCCTGGAAGTCCTTTAATTTTCATGTTGGTTTTTCTTTGGCTGCAATTGGGATGTTCTTTGGCTTAATTACTTATTATTTCCAAGGCAAAAAATATTTACCAGATAATAGTTTGCAAGCCCCAGATCCATTGTCTGATGCTGAAAAGAAAAAATTATACAAGCGAGTAGCAATTTGTTTAGCAATTGTTATTGTCATTTTTGCAATTTTATTTGCTGTTCATGCAGTCAATCTGACTAATATTATTACTTTATTTACGATTTTGGGTGTCGCTTTGCCGATCGCTTATTTTGTAATTATTTTATCTAGTCAAAAAGTTACAAAAGTGGAAAAGTCACGGGTACGTGCTTATATTGCTTTATTTATTGCAGCTGTTATTTTTTGGGCAATTGAAGAGCAGGGATCAACAGTGTTGGGCTTGTTTGTTGCTAATAATACACAGTTAAATGTTAATCTTAATTTCTTAGGATTACATTTGGATAAATTAGTTCCTAGTTGGTTCCAATCGTTAAATCCATTATTTATTGTTCTTTATACGCCAATATTTGCGTGGTTGTGGACTAAATTAGGTAAAAAACAGCCTTCATCACCAGCTAAATTCTGGATGGGATTAGTCGTAACGGGTATTTCTTATTTGGTTTTGTTAATTCCATTAATGACTGGTAATGGTGGCAAAGTAAGTCCATGGTGGTTAGTTTTGAGTTGGGGAATTGTTGAAATTGGTGAAATGTTAATTTCGCCAATCGGCTTGTCTGTAACTACTAAACTTGCTCCTAAAGCTTTCTCTTCCGAAATGATGAGTATGTGGTTTTTGGCAGATGCTGCGGGGCAGGCAATTAATGCTCAAGTAGTGCAATTTTATCCTGGACATGAAGCAACTTATTTTGGTGTTGTTGGGATTGTGGCAATTGCTTTTGCAGCAATCTTGCTCGTATTAACACCAAAAATTGAGAAGTTAATGGCCGGTATCAATTAA
- a CDS encoding DNA-3-methyladenine glycosylase — MIATSFFKKDSTDIITQNLLGHELTYNSSKGIIGGLIVEAEAYMGIEDTAAHSFQGRRSPANEALYAQAGTIYIYSIYGHYMLDVATQKVNEPQGILIRALQPTHGIKIMEQNRQQKGVNLTNGPGKLMAALGINSLELNLCPLQQTPLDISNRRVKCPQKIIAAPRVNVSQGNWHDRPLRFYVANNPYVSGIKKRDCDFQTNGWQ; from the coding sequence ATGATTGCTACATCATTTTTTAAAAAAGATTCAACAGATATTATTACACAAAATTTATTAGGTCATGAGTTAACATATAATTCATCTAAAGGGATTATTGGCGGTTTAATTGTAGAAGCGGAAGCTTATATGGGAATTGAAGATACAGCTGCACATTCTTTTCAGGGACGCCGTAGTCCGGCTAATGAAGCGTTGTACGCGCAAGCAGGAACTATTTATATTTACTCAATTTATGGCCATTATATGTTAGACGTAGCGACGCAAAAAGTTAATGAACCACAAGGGATTTTAATTAGGGCATTGCAGCCAACACATGGAATAAAGATTATGGAACAAAATCGGCAGCAAAAAGGAGTTAATTTAACTAATGGACCGGGTAAGTTAATGGCAGCGCTAGGTATTAATTCATTAGAATTAAATTTATGTCCTTTACAGCAAACACCGTTAGATATTTCTAATAGACGGGTTAAATGTCCTCAAAAGATCATAGCTGCTCCCAGAGTTAATGTTAGCCAGGGTAATTGGCATGATCGGCCTTTACGTTTTTATGTGGCTAACAATCCGTATGTATCCGGCATAAAAAAACGTGATTGTGATTTTCAAACTAATGGTTGGCAATAA
- a CDS encoding GNAT family N-acetyltransferase, with protein sequence MKILMTNSINSSIYQNSLQIRQEVFVQEQKVPTNIEVDNYEERCTYYVGYINHTPVATARNYLTEDHGWHIQRVAVLKKYRQQGYARELLTFIENQARQQHINYLILGAQDQAQTFYLKQGFTVVGEQFVEAGIKHHNMIKQLTN encoded by the coding sequence ATGAAAATATTAATGACAAATTCAATTAACTCTTCTATTTATCAGAATAGCCTTCAAATTAGACAAGAAGTCTTTGTTCAAGAACAAAAAGTTCCAACTAATATTGAAGTAGATAACTATGAAGAACGGTGTACTTATTATGTTGGTTACATTAACCATACACCAGTTGCAACAGCGCGTAATTATCTCACTGAAGATCACGGCTGGCACATTCAGCGAGTGGCTGTACTTAAAAAATACCGCCAACAAGGTTATGCCCGTGAATTACTGACTTTCATTGAAAATCAAGCACGCCAACAACATATTAACTACTTAATCTTAGGTGCCCAAGATCAAGCACAAACTTTCTATCTCAAGCAAGGCTTTACTGTAGTTGGTGAACAATTCGTAGAAGCAGGAATTAAGCATCATAATATGATTAAGCAACTCACAAATTAA
- the serS gene encoding serine--tRNA ligase, with protein sequence MLDIKLIRKDPKWAKEKLAARNVGPEQIDDLLELDAQRRQLLTQTEDLKAKRNEVSQQIAQVKRNHGDASEQIAAMKQVGEQIKELDAQLEKVEKSTEYILVRLPNFPDDSVPVGPDESYNVEVRKWEQPRKFDFEPKAHWELGENLGILDFERAAKVAGSRFVYYLGMGAQLERAIYNFMLDEHQKDGYTEVIPPYMVNEDSMFGTSQFPKFTEDVYTVIDEERPLTLIPTAEVPLTNYYRGEILSEEQLPTYLTALTPCFRSEAGSAGRDTRGLIRMHQFNKVEMVKYCKPEDSWEELEKLTANAENILQKLELPYHVITLASGDASFSSAKTYDLEVWMPQQNTYREISSCSNCTDFQARRSQIRYRDENGKLNFVHTLNGSGLAVGRTLAAILENYQNADGSVDIPKALIPYMNGVKRLQVKKSE encoded by the coding sequence ATGTTAGATATTAAATTGATTAGAAAAGATCCTAAATGGGCTAAGGAAAAGTTAGCCGCACGTAATGTCGGACCAGAACAAATTGATGATTTATTAGAATTAGATGCACAACGCCGGCAATTATTGACCCAAACTGAAGATTTGAAGGCCAAGCGCAACGAAGTTTCACAACAAATTGCACAGGTTAAACGCAATCATGGCGATGCTAGTGAACAAATTGCTGCGATGAAACAAGTCGGTGAACAAATAAAAGAATTAGATGCGCAATTGGAAAAAGTAGAGAAATCTACAGAATACATTTTAGTTCGTTTACCTAATTTTCCCGATGATTCTGTGCCTGTTGGTCCTGATGAATCTTATAATGTTGAAGTACGTAAGTGGGAGCAGCCACGAAAGTTTGACTTTGAACCCAAAGCTCATTGGGAACTTGGCGAAAATTTAGGTATTTTGGATTTTGAACGTGCTGCAAAAGTTGCGGGCAGCCGCTTTGTTTATTATTTAGGAATGGGTGCTCAATTAGAACGTGCAATTTACAATTTTATGTTAGATGAGCACCAAAAAGATGGCTATACTGAAGTTATTCCGCCATACATGGTAAATGAAGATTCCATGTTTGGTACCAGTCAATTTCCTAAATTTACTGAAGATGTTTATACCGTTATTGATGAAGAACGTCCTTTAACGTTGATTCCAACTGCTGAAGTACCATTGACCAATTATTACCGTGGAGAAATTTTGAGCGAAGAACAATTACCCACTTATTTGACAGCCTTGACACCATGTTTTCGCTCAGAAGCTGGTTCTGCAGGTCGTGATACTCGGGGATTAATCCGGATGCATCAATTTAACAAGGTAGAAATGGTCAAATATTGCAAGCCAGAAGATTCTTGGGAAGAATTAGAAAAATTGACTGCTAATGCTGAAAATATTTTACAAAAATTAGAATTGCCATATCATGTAATCACTTTAGCCAGTGGCGATGCTAGCTTTAGTTCGGCCAAAACTTATGATCTTGAAGTTTGGATGCCCCAGCAAAACACCTATCGAGAAATTTCTAGTTGTTCAAATTGTACTGATTTCCAGGCACGACGTTCCCAGATTCGTTATCGTGACGAAAATGGTAAATTGAATTTTGTTCATACTCTCAACGGTTCAGGTTTAGCTGTGGGCAGAACATTAGCTGCTATTTTGGAAAATTATCAAAATGCAGACGGTTCAGTTGATATACCTAAGGCTTTAATACCTTATATGAATGGGGTAAAACGGCTTCAAGTAAAAAAATCTGAATAA